The proteins below come from a single Mangifera indica cultivar Alphonso chromosome 16, CATAS_Mindica_2.1, whole genome shotgun sequence genomic window:
- the LOC123198828 gene encoding S-adenosyl-L-methionine:benzoic acid/salicylic acid carboxyl methyltransferase 2-like, with protein sequence MEVVQVLHMNGGVGATSYANNSLLQKKVITMTKPIWEEAITKLYTTSFPAKLVIADLGCSSGPNTLLVASEFIKIVSNICKKLGSQSPEFQVLLNDLPGNDFNTIFRSLPRVQEKLRKQMGCGAGHCFFSGVPGSFYGRLFPGKSVNIFHSSYSLHWLSQVPEGLESNKGNIFMASTSPPCVLKAYYQQFQKDFSLFLKCRSEELVAGGRMVLTLLGRRSDDPSSKECSYIWELMAIALNEMASEGIIEEEKVDSFNIPVYSPSPSEIKCEVMKEGSFEIDRIEVTQVNWDAYNNEFKGGNVSQLQSQDRGYNVAQCIRAVAEPLLISHFGEAIIDEVFSKYGKIVADRMAKEKTEFVNITISLVKSG encoded by the exons ATGGAAGTTGTTCAAGTTCTTCACATGAACGGAGGAGTCGGAGCAACAAGTTACGCCAACAATTCTTTACTTCag AAAAAAGTGATAACTATGACGAAACCCATCTGGGAGGAAGCAATAACTAAGCTCTACACCACAAGTTTCCCAGCGAAACTAGTTATTGCAGACTTGGGTTGTTCTTCAGGGCCGAACACTTTGCTGGTGGCATctgaatttatcaaaatagtGAGCAATATCTGCAAAAAGCTGGGCAGCCAATCACCGGAATTTCAAGTGTTGTTGAATGACCTTCCGGGGAATGATTTTAATACCATATTCAGGTCTTTGCCAAGGGTTCAGGAAAAGCTCAGAAAACAGATGGGGTGTGGCGCTGGTCACTGTTTCTTCTCCGGGGTTCCTGGCTCTTTCTATGGCAGGCTTTTCCCCGGCAAGAGTGTTAATATTTTCCACTCTTCATATAGTCTCCACTGGCTATCTCAG GTCCCTGAAGGTCTAGAGAGTAACAAAGGAAACATTTTCATGGCTAGCACAAGTCCACCATGCGTGCTTAAAGCTTATTACCAGCAATTCCAAAAagatttttcattgtttttaaaGTGTCGTTCGGAAGAATTGGTAGCAGGAGGGCGTATGGTTTTAACATTACTGGGAAGAAGGAGCGACGACCCCTCAAGCAAAGAATGTTCCTACATCTGGGAACTTATGGCAATAGCTCTCAATGAAATGGCTTCAGAGGGAATTATAGAAGAAGAGAAAGTAGATTCCTTCAACATCCCAGTATACTCACCATCACCAAGCGAAATAAAATGTGAAGTTATGAAAGAAGGATCATTCGAGATTGATCGGATTGAGGTTACACAAGTAAACTGGGACGCATACAACAATGAATTTAAGGGAGGAAATGTGTCACAGTTGCAGTCACAAGATAGAGGATACAATGTGGCACAGTGTATCAGAGCTGTCGCCGAGCCTTTGCTTATTAGTCACTTCGGTGAGGCCATAATTGATGAAGTTTTTAGCAAGTACGGGAAAATAGTTGCCGATCGCATGGCTAAGGAGAAGACTGAATTTGTCAATATCACAATTTCCCTCGTGAAAAGTGGATGA